The Cellulosimicrobium sp. ES-005 genome segment GCGGGCGTCACTGGTACAGGGACCCCGTGTTGACGACGGGCGTCACGCGGCTGTCCCCGCAGAGCACCACGAGGAGGTTGGAGACCATCGTCGCGCGGCGCTCGTCGTCGAGCGTCACGATGTCCTCGGCCTCGAGGCGCGAGAGCGCGTCCTCGACCATGGACACCGCGCCCTCCACGATGCGCGACCGTGCCGCGATGATCGCGCCTGCCTGCTGGCGCTGGAGCATCGCCTGCGCGATCTCCGGGGCGTAGGCGAGGTTGGAGATGCGGGCCTCGATGACCTCGACGCCCGCCACGACGACGCGCGCCGCGACCTCGGTGGCGATCTCCGCGGAGACGACCTCGGTGGCCCCGCGCAGCGACTGCTCGCCGGCCTCGGCGTCGTCGTAGGGGTGCGACATCGCGACGTGGCGCAGCGCCGACTCGGCCTGGACGCGCACGAAGTCGGTGTAGTCCTCGACGGCGAAGCTCGCCTTGGCGGTGTCCGCGACCTGCCAGACGACGATCGCGGCGATGTTGATCGGGTTGCCGTCGGCGTCGTTGACCTTGAGCTCGCTCGTCTCGAAGTTGCGCACGCGGACCGACACGCGCTTGCGCGTCGAGAACGGCACGGTGGCGACGAGCCCGGTGCGGCGGATGGTCCCGAGGTACCGGCCGAAGAACTGGACGACGAGCGTCTGCCCGGGGTTGATGACCTTGACCATCGTGAGCAGGAAGACGCCGAGCAGGATCGCGACCACGCCGAGCACGGCACCGACGGGGGTGGCCGTCGCGAACAGCGGGATCGACCCGCCGAGCAGCACGAGGACGAGCAGGATCACGAGACCGCCCCCGCCCGCGCCGAGCGACCACGCGGGCTGCTCGGTGACGTCGACGCGCGTGCCGTCGTGGCCGACGGGACGGCCGGTCGGCTCGCCGCCGACGGACTCCTGCGGGGGTGCTGCGCTCTCGGTCACGGGGCCCGTCCTCTCCTGCGGCCGACGGCCGCGCGTGTCGTGGATAGCAAAGTGATATCACATTATGCCGCCCCCCAGCACGTTCGCACCGGCCCCTAGCGTGCCGAGCACGACCCCGCCCGCTGTCCAACACGACATGAAGGCTGTTATCGACCGGATAACGACCCTCATGTCGTGTTCGGCGGGTGGGGGGTTGCGTGAGCGGTGGTCGGGGTGGCAGACTGCAAATAGGTTTGTAGCGCAAAGTAGTTTTCCGATCTCTCGAGAGGCCACCATGACGACG includes the following:
- a CDS encoding SPFH domain-containing protein — encoded protein: MTESAAPPQESVGGEPTGRPVGHDGTRVDVTEQPAWSLGAGGGGLVILLVLVLLGGSIPLFATATPVGAVLGVVAILLGVFLLTMVKVINPGQTLVVQFFGRYLGTIRRTGLVATVPFSTRKRVSVRVRNFETSELKVNDADGNPINIAAIVVWQVADTAKASFAVEDYTDFVRVQAESALRHVAMSHPYDDAEAGEQSLRGATEVVSAEIATEVAARVVVAGVEVIEARISNLAYAPEIAQAMLQRQQAGAIIAARSRIVEGAVSMVEDALSRLEAEDIVTLDDERRATMVSNLLVVLCGDSRVTPVVNTGSLYQ